From the genome of Argentina anserina chromosome 4, drPotAnse1.1, whole genome shotgun sequence, one region includes:
- the LOC126792002 gene encoding protein NRT1/ PTR FAMILY 5.10-like — MWKLFSSVRKWIRNYIYFSKATSCIRGLVLSHSYVKHAIISVLIMYITKELWKPIEPNDSDSFQQAAVAINVLNGISGILVCVLAFITNTVGPFEVIASTNAAYLLGLVLLLRLSIHLDDDKGSHLGHASDNYVFFGAGLLLALGEAGRSAGLSKFLDDQYLSEADYKIKLPETSSAEEKEEEEDTKKRVESRQTAMWNQPWFIGAAALAPLALVIEPWPDRLLVSVVALEVSYLLFWSGVFAYSRNVRNESNDPAVEDAPRSTGLSQAFKSLSPSKETAPSWKFWLKPVSRKRYYKEMLVMCLAFVVYSLVEATGSTFFFKQVSQLKGTNIGKLKIPPFYFSMLKSLSSFLISYLWKLLVPKQSKRSTLVKIGCGLVCSVLCMVAAWQVEIHKNRRTKIDPEISMSNLWLIPQFSLLGFTKGLAADGLVDFFADRVDADGKRKAMYYGSCAGKLVLGIGTLLTAVSIVGFRKTLLVDDLNTNRLDKYYRGVVFIGVANLCYYFCVAVYFYRKQDDNAQVCCEPDGNEQSETSFKNNKYHDQDVSLISVRETPTKSSFNCCAIFF, encoded by the exons ATGTGGAAACTCTTCAGTTCAGTGCGAAAGTGGATCAGAAACTACATCTACTTTTCCAAGGCTACCTCATGCATCCGAG GTCTGGTCTTGAGCCATAGCTACGTGAAACATGCGATAATATCTGTATTGATAATGTACATCACGAAAGAATTATGGAAGCCGATCGAGCCAAACGATTCCGATAGCTTTCAGCAGGCTGCTGTTGCTATAAATGTGCTGAATGGGATATCAGGTATCCTGGTGTGTGTCCTTGCTTTCATCACTAACACCGTCGGTCCTTTTGAGGTGATTGCGTCCACAAATGCTGCCTATCTTCTT GGACTGGTACTCTTATTGAGATTATCGATACATCTGGACGACGACAAAGGGAGCCACCTGGGCCATGCATCTGATAATTATGTATTCTTCGGAGCGGGCTTACTGCTAGCATTAGGCGAGGCTGGACGGTCGGCTGGTTTGAGTAAATTTCTCGACGACCAATATTTGAGTGAAGCAGACTACAAGATCAAATTACCCGAAACAAGTAGTgctgaagaaaaagaagaagaagaagacacgAAAAAACGTGTAGAAAGCCGTCAAACCGCTATGTGGAACCAGCCCTGGTTCATTGGTGCAGCTGCACTTGCACCTCTTGCCCTTGTAATTGAACCTTGGCCAGATCGCCTGCTAGTCTCAGTGGTCGCATTGGAAGTTTCTTACTTATTGTTCTGGTCTGGAGTCTTCGCGTATTCCAGAAATGTTAGAAATGAATCAAATGATCCAGCAGTTGAAGATGCACCAAGAAGTACTGGACTCTCCCAAGCCTTCAAAAGTCTCTCTCCATCTAAAGAAACAGCTCCAAGCTGGAAGTTTTGGCTCAAACCCGTTTCCAGAAAACGTTATTACAAAGAAATGCTAGTCATGTGCCTAGCCTTCGTAGTATACAGTCTGGTGGAGGCAACGGGAAGCaccttttttttcaaacaagtGAGTCAACTGAAGGGTACCAATATTGGGAAGCTTAAGATCCCccccttttatttttctatgcTCAAATCTTTGTCAAGCTTTCTGATCTCATATCTTTGGAAATTACTAGTTCCGAAACAGTCAAAACGTTCTACGTTGGTCAAGATCGGTTGTGGTTTAGTTTGCTCGGTGCTGTGTATGGTTGCTGCCTGGCAAGTGGAGATTCATAAAAATAGGAGAACTAAGATCGATCCTGAAATTTCCATGAGCAATTTATGGTTAATTCCGCAGTTTTCCTTGTTAGGGTTTACGAAAGGGTTAGCCGCAGATGGACTGGTGGATTTTTTTGCGGATCGAGTTGATGCTGATGGTAAGAGAAAGGCGATGTATTATGGATCCTGCGCTGGTAAATTAGTCCTGGGTATTGGAACACTACTAACCGCCGTTAGTATTGTCGGGTTTAGAAAAACTTTGTTGGTTGATGATTTAAACACGAATCGTCTGGATAAGTACTACAGGGGAGTAGTATTCATTGGAGTTGCTAACCTTTGCTATTACTTTTGCGTTGCTGTTTACTTTTATAGAAAGCAGGATGATAACGCGCAAGTGTGTTGTGAACCAGATGGAAATGAACAAAGTGAAACCTCGttcaaaaacaataaatatcATGACCAGGATGTATCCTTAATAAGTGTTCGGGAGACTCCAACGAAGTCGAGTTTTAATTGTTGTGCTATTTTCTTTTGA